A genomic segment from Leptolyngbya boryana PCC 6306 encodes:
- a CDS encoding SH3 domain-containing protein, translating into MSVNVKTILKSPLAVGACITAVMTVSGTLYAVAKPKATINSTESANVIQTVAQDCQTIVFDDKPPLNVRSAPIEKVGNIVGSLQNGIVVTVIGRRDGWLQISQPVVGWIYENLTRKTCESDGPVATLNRKRANDPALASLPNDPGSRLYRESLSHFQAGNLDGAIALAKAVPANSAAYPQAQSALKTMPKSWDKAVTQYSTALAAEEQNRWSDILKIATNYPDIRYWREKLTPIVKRAIQMQHDFSGSDRDVQ; encoded by the coding sequence ATGTCGGTTAACGTGAAGACGATTCTGAAATCTCCTTTGGCAGTTGGAGCTTGTATTACCGCAGTCATGACCGTGTCTGGAACTCTGTATGCGGTAGCGAAACCCAAGGCGACGATTAACAGTACAGAATCGGCGAATGTCATTCAAACGGTCGCGCAGGATTGTCAAACGATCGTCTTTGACGATAAGCCGCCATTGAATGTGAGATCGGCTCCAATCGAGAAGGTCGGAAATATTGTGGGGTCGCTACAGAATGGTATTGTTGTTACCGTGATTGGGCGCAGAGATGGCTGGTTACAAATTAGCCAACCTGTTGTGGGCTGGATTTATGAGAATTTAACTCGGAAAACCTGTGAAAGTGATGGTCCTGTTGCAACGCTCAATCGGAAACGAGCGAATGATCCAGCTTTAGCGAGTTTGCCGAATGATCCAGGCAGCCGCCTCTACCGTGAATCACTTTCGCATTTCCAAGCTGGAAATTTAGATGGCGCGATCGCACTTGCAAAAGCGGTGCCAGCCAACAGCGCCGCCTATCCCCAAGCTCAATCGGCTCTCAAGACGATGCCCAAATCCTGGGATAAAGCTGTGACTCAATATTCAACGGCGCTAGCAGCAGAAGAACAGAACCGTTGGAGCGATATTCTCAAGATCGCGACGAATTATCCCGATATTCGCTACTGGAGAGAGAAACTCACGCCGATTGTAAAACGGGCGATCCAGATGCAACACGATTTTTCCGGTTCAGATAGAGATGTTCAGTAA
- a CDS encoding SH3 domain-containing protein: MPFRSSALIWFRSSTCATLLAMMAACSSAPQSSAPSASSPTAAPQSPAKPTESPTAAPQSIPQLSPESPKSDAASDAKPSGSKAARTVEKCVIRMAKVNDPESPLNVRSSPNASSQILGQLPNGTFVDVENEQDGWFKITGEKPGWIAKSRTENNCGEKVERIEFAGGQDNIEIRDRFIGTGSHTYSFNLSKGQTLTVTRDRQVFPRIVAPDGKDLVEYREDRKSWTGEVAATGDYAVIFESNFKGYEYGVSVEAR; encoded by the coding sequence ATGCCTTTTAGATCCTCAGCATTGATTTGGTTCCGCTCAAGCACTTGTGCAACCTTGTTAGCGATGATGGCGGCTTGTTCTTCTGCGCCTCAATCTTCTGCCCCAAGTGCAAGCTCTCCGACTGCAGCGCCTCAATCTCCTGCAAAACCGACTGAATCTCCCACGGCTGCACCTCAATCGATTCCTCAACTGTCGCCCGAATCCCCAAAATCGGATGCTGCTTCTGACGCTAAGCCCTCTGGATCAAAAGCGGCTCGAACCGTCGAAAAATGTGTGATTCGTATGGCGAAAGTCAACGATCCAGAGTCACCTCTGAATGTGCGATCGAGTCCCAATGCTTCCTCACAGATTTTGGGACAGTTGCCAAATGGAACGTTTGTCGATGTTGAGAATGAACAAGACGGCTGGTTCAAAATCACGGGTGAGAAGCCAGGTTGGATTGCGAAATCTAGAACAGAAAATAACTGTGGTGAAAAAGTTGAGCGGATCGAATTTGCTGGAGGACAAGACAACATTGAAATTAGAGATCGCTTCATTGGAACTGGCAGTCACACCTATTCCTTCAATTTGAGCAAAGGTCAGACATTGACGGTGACGCGCGATCGCCAGGTTTTTCCCAGAATTGTTGCGCCGGATGGGAAAGATTTGGTTGAGTACAGAGAAGACCGAAAATCTTGGACGGGTGAGGTTGCTGCGACCGGAGATTATGCAGTTATTTTTGAATCGAACTTCAAAGGATATGAATACGGAGTGTCTGTCGAGGCACGTTAG